GAGGACAGCGCCGCGGGAAACCTTGTCGCCTGCGGTGAAGTTCACCGCGACGACTTCTCCGGCGACTTCGGCCTGTATCGTCGCTGAGGCGCGGGCTCTCGCCGTGCCGACGGCTTCGACACGTACCGTATCTGTTTCGTATCCGACTTCGTGCGGAACAATATTGACGGCCTGAGGCGCGCGCTGCTGCGGTGGCTCGCTTCCCTCTTCGCCCTGACAGGCGCCCACGATGAGTGCGGCTGTCAAAGCGGCAATTCTGATCGAGTTGTTAAACACGTCTGACCCTGAGTAGACCGCACGCCGCCAATCGCGGTTGCGCGGAGATACCTGTTTGCACGGCAAAATTGCGGTATTTTACCTTACACCTTCTGCCACAGCGCCAGATAGGGCAGCTGTGTGAAAAGGCGAGACACGACAACGCTTATTCTGCAGCCATATCAATGGAAGTCGCGGCTATTGGGAATGATGCGCACATTGCGCGGATGGGTGTGCGCTGGCCGTCGGCCCGGCCCGCGCCGCTCTGGAATGGGTTTGACCACCTCGTCCGCATTCGAAAGCACGCCCTTCATTGGATCGCGAAGTGTATTCTCTGACAGCAGGCTGAGATCATCGGTGCGGTCGATCAGCTGTTCTGCGACCAGGTGGGTGACCCCTTCGGCCCGCTGGATACGCCCTTTGACCAAGATGATCCGCGCCCCCATGACGACGGCCCGGAACCGCTCAAACACGTTCGGCCAGACGACGAGGTTTGCGATACCCGTCTCATCCTCGATCGTGATGAAGCAGACCCCGCTGGCAGAGCCGGGTCTCTGGCGCACCAGCACGATACCGGCTGTCTGCACCCGCGCCCCGTTTGGCAGGTCAGAGGCTTCACGCGTGCTCAGCGTCCGCATGGAGGCATAATGCTCGCGCAGGAAGGACATGGGGTGGGCTTTCAGCGACAGGCGCGTCGTCTGGTAATCCTGCAGCACGTGTTCTGAAGACGGCATCCGGGGCAGGGGCGTTGCCGCCTCGCCGCCCTGTTCAGCTGTGTCGGCGGCCGCAAAGAGAGGCAGCGTCTTGCCAGCGGCCTCCCCGCGAGACGCCCATAGCGCCTCACGCCGGTCCAGCCCCATCGACCGGAAGGCATCTGCCGCCGCCAGCAGCTCCATGGCGCGCCGGGTCATGCCGGACCGCCGGCGAATATCCTCCGGGCGCTCAAACCCGCCGCCACGCACCTCCATCATGGCTTCCATCTCATCCTCACGCAGCCCGTCAATCTGGCGAAAGCCAAGACGCACGGCGTATTTTTGGTGAGTATGCTCGCAGGCTGTTCCTCGCTTTCGGCTCGGGCCTGCTGCGCCCGGCCCGGTCGGGCCGTAGAGGTCATCCACCTCACAAGCGACCGCGCAGGCGCAGGGGCCGTCACCTTCAGGTGACGAATAGCCCCGAGCAGAAAGCTCACGAGGCTCCAAAATATTATCCCAGTCAGACAGGTTCACATCCGCTTCGAGGACTTCGACGCCATGCTCCTGCGCGCAGCGGACAATCTGCGCCGGGGCGTAGAAACCCATCGGCTGGCTGTTGAGAAGCGCGGCGCAGAAGACGTCCGGGTGATGGCATTTCAGCCAGGATGAGACATAGACCAGAAGCGCAAATGAGGCTGCGTGGCTTTCGGGAAAGCCATATTCGCCAAACCCCTTCACCTGGTCGAAACAGCGCTGGGCAAAGGTTCGCTCATAGCCGCGCGCGACCATGCGCTCGACCATCAGCTCTTCATAATTCTGGATAGTGCCGACCTTCCTGAAGGTCGCCATGGCACGGCGGAGGCCATTGGCCTCATCGGCAGAGAATTTAGCCGCATCCATTGCGATCTGCATCGCCTGCTCCTGAAAAAGTGGCACGCCATTGGTCCGCTTCAGGATGGTTTCGAGCTCATCTGCCGGGCCATACTTCGGGGAAGGGGATGGATAGGTCACCGTCTCCTGTCCGTTGCGGCGGCGCAGATAAGGGTGGACCATATCGCCCTGAATGGGGCCGGGCCGGACAATCGCGACCTCGATGACAAGGTCATAGAAGACACGCGGGCGAAGGCGCGGCAGCATGTTCATCTGCGCCCGGCTCTCCACCTGGAAGACGCCCAGACTGTCGCCCTTGCACAGCATGTCATAGGTCGCCTCATCCTCCTGCGGGACGGTCGCCAGCGAATAGTCGAGCCCCTTGTGAAGCCGCAGAAGGTCGAAGGCCTTGCGGATACAGGTCAGCATGCCGAGTGCCAGCACATCCACTTTCATGATGTTGAGGGCGCTGATGTCGTCCTTATCCCACTCGATAAAGGTACGCTCATCCATCGCCGCATTGCCGATCGGCACGGTCTCGACCAGCGGGCCGCGCGTCAGGACAAAGCCGCCGACATGCTGGGAAAGGTGGCGGGGAAAACCGATCAGCTGGCGGGTCAGCTGCACGGCGCGCCGGATCACAGGATTGGTCGGGTCGAGGCCTGCCTGCCGGATCTGCTTCTCCTTCACATCAGACCCGAAACTGCCCCAAACCGTGCCCGCTAGCGCAGAGGCAATGTCCTGCGACAGGCCCAGCGCCTTGCAGACTTCGCGCACAGCCGAGCGTGGCCGGTAAGAGATCACTGTCGCCGTCAGCGCCGCCTTGTGACGGCCATAGCGGCGATAGACATACTGGATGACTTCCTCGCGCCGCTCATGCTCGAAATCGACATCGATATCTGGTGGCTCGCGCCTTTCCTTGGTCAGGAAGCGCTCAAAGAGGAGGCGCGTCACAGACGGGTCGACGCTGGTAATGCCGAGGCAGTAACAGACCGCCGAATTGGCTGCAGAGCCGCGACCCTGGCAGAGGATGCCCTGCTTTCTGGCCCAGGCGACGATGTCATGGACCGTCAGGAAGTAGGGCGCGTAGTTAAGCTCCCCGATCAGGGTCAGCTCTTTTCGGATGGCTTTTTTTACACCCTCTGGAACACCATCAGGATACCGCCAGGATGCACCGTCCCAGGCCAGTGTTTCGATATGCTCCTGAGGTGTTTTGCCGGGCGGCACAGGCTCATCGGGATACTCATAGGCAAGCTCATCGAGCGAGAACTTGCACCGCTCTGCAATCTCAACTGTCCTGCGAAGGGCAGGCTCAAACCCCCTGAAAAGGCGTGCCATTTCTTCTGCGGGCTTCAAGTGCCGCTCAGCATTTGCCTCCAGCCGGAAGCCCGCTTCATCCACGGTGCAATGCTCGCGGATACAGGTCACGACATCCTGCAGCGGACGGCGCTCGGCAGCGTGATAGAGAACATCATTCACCGCCACAATCGGCACCCCGCCAGCCTTGAATCCAAGGTCTGCGAGGCGGGCGATCCGCTCGCGGTTCTGACCCTGAAACCCATAGCGGGCACCGAGATAGAGCCGGTCACCCCACTGGGCGCGCAGCCATTCAAGCCGCAGCCTGTAAGTCTCATCGGGGCGGGGCGGCGGCATGGCGATGAAGACCTGTCCCTCAGCGTGGGCAATCACATCTTCCAGCGTGATATGGCAGTCGCCTTTCTCCGCCCGCAGTTTTCCTTCGGACAGCAGCCGGGAAAGACGGCCATAGGCGTCCCTGTCCTGCGGATAGGCGATAAGGTCGAACCCGTCTGTCGTGATAAGGCGCGCACCGACCAGAAGGCGCATCTCATAGTCTTTTGCCGCAAGATGGGCGCGCACGACGCCCGCGAGAGTGTTGCGGTCAGCCACCCCGATGGCGTGAAGCCCAAGCCCCTTTGCCTGCGCGACCAGCTCTTCGGGATGGCTTGCCCCCCGCAGGAAAGAGAAATTCGTGGTGACGGCGAGTTCGGCATATACGGTCATGCGAACAGCCCATGCATGAACCAGAGCGGCGCGCCGCCACGCCCATCCTCATAGAGGCCTTGCCGGAACAGCCAGAAGCGGCGGCCCTCATCATCCTCGATCCGGTAATAGTCCCGTGCCCGCGGCAGGTTGGAGACAGGTTCGCCCGGGTCGGCAGCTTCAAGTTCTGCCCGGATCTTTGCAATCAGCGCCGCATCCGCGCGCGGGTCGAGCTTGGGCTTCAGCCATTTGCGGTCAATGCCTTCAGGGCTGACAGAGGGCGGCGGCGGAGCCGTCCATGTCCACCACTCAGGCGCAAGCCGTTCTGGCCCGTCAGCCCGCGTTACGGCATGCGGCACGCGCCGCCAGATAAAGCGCAAGGGCGGCCCATCGGGCACTTCGGCGAGGACTTTTATCTCCTCAGGCGGGTCTATCAGGCGGATCGGTCTTGGCCCGTGGTCGGCAGGGGCGATGGCAGGGGCTGGCAGCTCACCATCAAAGCCTGCCTTGCGCTCTGCCTGCTCCGGCAAATGGCTCTCATGCGCCTCAGTGACTTTCACAGTGCCTTCGCCGAGCTTGGCGGTAATCCTGTCTGCGAGGGCAGAGAGGAGGACAGGGTCTGTGTCGCTGGCGGCAAGGTCACCGGAAAGCGCGGGCGCGCTGATATCCATCGGCCCGGTCCGTCTTGCCTCCAGCATCAGAAGATCAATGCCAAAGCCGGGGTCGATCTGGTCCAGCTTTTCCGAAAAGAGCCGCAGGATATGCTTTGGCGTGCGCACGGGCCGGGCAAGCGTGACCGACACAGAGCTCACCTCACCATCGGCGCGAAAGGCGTGAAAGGCAAAGGCGCGCGCGCCCTGCCCAAGCCCGGTCAGCTTCACACAAAGCTCATCTGCCAGCTGTTCAAGCCCGCTCTGGACGCCTTCGGTTGCGAGCAATGGCTCCGGGCAGGGCAGGCGGGTGATATGCGAGGGGGCTTCGGTCAGCGGCGTGAGCGGTTCGCGGCGAAGGCCAAGCGCCTGATCGAGCCGCAGGAGGACCGCATCACCTGCCGCGCGTGACTGGAAACGCCGTCCCAGCGCCTTGCGATCAATTCCGTAAAGCTGGCCGATCCGGCGAAGGCCAAACCGCTTGAGCAGGGTCTCGGCCTCTTGCGACAGGCGCAGCGCACTGATGGGAAGCTCAGCAAGGCCTGCGGCTTCCTCGCCATCGGCAAGGATGTGTCCCGGCCAGTCGCGCGCGAGAGCGCTGGCCGCCCCCGGCGTACTGGCAAGGCCGAGCCGGTGGGGGATGGCATTCTTCTCAAGCAGGGCGGCCACAGTCTCCATCATGGCTTCTTCTCCGCCATGAAGATGGTCGCAGCCCGTGGTCTCGATCATCAGCCCGTCATCGCCGTCAATGGCAACGATAGGGGAAAGGCGCACCATCCAGTCGCCAATCCGCTCCAGCGCAGCGCGGTCAGCCTCACGGTCGATATCCTCATGCAGGAGGTCCGGGCAGCGGGCGCGCGCATCGGTAAAGCCGAGGCCTGCCGATATGCCAAGCGCGCGCGCAGAGGCATTGGCCGCCGCAACGCGCAGGCCATGGCCGCCATCCTCGACGAGGACGAAGGGTTTGCGGGCCGGTTCAGCCGGTTTTTCGCCGGGGCGGGTCCTGGCTGAGGCCGATGTCGGCTGGCGCCGCGCGCGGCGCAGGCGCGTGAGCGGCCAGCCCGGAAACCACACGGAGAGATAGCGTTTCATGGTCGAGCTCGATGTTGAACACGCGCCCCGCCATTTGCGGAGCTTGCCTGGACTTCTCCAGGACGGCCTGCCAGCGGCTGGCGCCCGGAGCGCGGGCATCGAAGGCATTGGGCCCCGATGGCCGCGAAGCGACCCGCCAACGGGCGGTCGCCGCGCTTGTCCCCTCCCGCCGCCAGGGCAATAGAAGGATAAGCGGAATGCCATGCCGGCTGGCGGCGAGCGTCAGGCGGCGAGAGGCGGTAAAGTCCAGCGTCTCGATTTCAGCGATGACAAGCCCGACAGCGCCTGACGAGATGGCTTCTTCGCTGGCCCAGAGGGCATCGCTCGCCTTCCGGGTCTGCACAGACAGAAGGCCGGCCGGACACTGGGTGAGGCTGGAAAGACCGGCATGGAGAAGATCACCATGCTCACGCGCAAGGCCGAACTGACGAACCCAGAAGACCGCGCCTGCGGGCGGGCGCGCTGCAGCCAAGGCAAAGCCTGTCATGGCGGCCATGTCGCCATGACGCGCTTCGCAGATCTCATGCACGCCCTCACGGCCAAGGTTGAGCGGAAAGCTCTGGTCTGGCTTTCTGCGCGTATCACCAAGCCGGAAGACGCCGGGAATATCGAGGGCTCTGGACTTCATATGTTCTTATTTTGTTCTGGAGCAAAAGAGTCAAGCTCACCCGTCTTCATGGGGGATAGAGCTTGTGAATTTCGCATCTCTCAAACACGTCCGAACGGCCAGGCGTTGCCAGCCTGCCGGAAACTATGGTCTCTTCCCTGAAAGGGAGGCGTCACATCAGATGGCGGACACACAAGAGAACATCGAAAACACGACTGTCTGGACAAACTGGTCAGGCAATCAGGTCGCGCAGCCAGCACAGGTGGTCGAGCCTGCCGATGCTGATCAGCTGCAGGCCCTTCTGAAAACTGCGCCCGGTCCGGTGCGCGTGGTTGGCGCGGGACACTCCTTTACACCGCTTGCCTGCACGGATGGGACACTGGTCCGGCTCGACCGGATGGGCCTCGTCCATTCTGCCGACAGCGAGAAGAAAGCCGCCTGGGTCAATGCCGGTGCGCGCCTCAAGGATCTCTCGCCTGCGCTAGGAGCCCATGGCCTCGCTTTCAGAAATCTTGGCGACATCAACGCCCAGTCGCTCGCCGGGGCGACCTCCACGGCGACCCATGGCACGGGCGAGACATTGGCTTGCCTCTCTGCTGAAACGCGAGCCTTCAGGCTGCTGACCGCTGGCGGGGATCTCCTCACTGTTTCAAACGACGAAGACCGGGACGTGTTCGAGGCCTGCCGTGTCTCGCTCGGCGCCATTGGTATCCTCATCGAAGCCGAAATCCAGCTGGTCGCGCCCTACAACCTCCACCGGCGCACCTGGGCCGAGCCGCTTGGTGAGATCCTGTCGGCGGCAAGGACGCGCTGGCAGTCGCTCAGGAATTACGAGTTCTTCTACATCCCGTTCTCCGGCTACGGCATCTCGATTGCGCATGAAGAGACAGACGCCCCTGCCACGCCGCGCCCTGAAAGCGATGATGATGATGCTGTCCTCGGCCTCAAGCGCGCACGTGACTATGCCGGGGGCGATGCGCCCTCGCGCCGTGACTATCTTGCCGGCGCATTTGCCCGGTTTGAAGGCGAGGATGTTGTCGGAAATAGCTGGCAGCTGCTGGCCAGTGAACGCAACGTCCCCTTCAACGAAATGGAATATCACCTGCCGCAAGAGACAGCGCTCGACGCGCTTGATGAGGTGATCACCTATATCGAGCGTGAGCGCCCTGATGTCTTCTTTCCCATTGAGGTACGCAAGACCGCTGGCGACGATATCTGGCTGAGCCCATTCAGCGGCGCTGGCCGCATCTCTGTCGCGG
This genomic interval from Thalassovita mediterranea contains the following:
- a CDS encoding FAD-binding protein — encoded protein: MADTQENIENTTVWTNWSGNQVAQPAQVVEPADADQLQALLKTAPGPVRVVGAGHSFTPLACTDGTLVRLDRMGLVHSADSEKKAAWVNAGARLKDLSPALGAHGLAFRNLGDINAQSLAGATSTATHGTGETLACLSAETRAFRLLTAGGDLLTVSNDEDRDVFEACRVSLGAIGILIEAEIQLVAPYNLHRRTWAEPLGEILSAARTRWQSLRNYEFFYIPFSGYGISIAHEETDAPATPRPESDDDDAVLGLKRARDYAGGDAPSRRDYLAGAFARFEGEDVVGNSWQLLASERNVPFNEMEYHLPQETALDALDEVITYIERERPDVFFPIEVRKTAGDDIWLSPFSGAGRISVAVHAFAEDEYDFFFSHIEPIFRRAGGRPHWGKLHSLRYRDLRDLYPLFERFCDVRRRMDPDGRFMTPYLRTLFEPEA
- a CDS encoding DNA polymerase Y family protein, producing the protein MKRYLSVWFPGWPLTRLRRARRQPTSASARTRPGEKPAEPARKPFVLVEDGGHGLRVAAANASARALGISAGLGFTDARARCPDLLHEDIDREADRAALERIGDWMVRLSPIVAIDGDDGLMIETTGCDHLHGGEEAMMETVAALLEKNAIPHRLGLASTPGAASALARDWPGHILADGEEAAGLAELPISALRLSQEAETLLKRFGLRRIGQLYGIDRKALGRRFQSRAAGDAVLLRLDQALGLRREPLTPLTEAPSHITRLPCPEPLLATEGVQSGLEQLADELCVKLTGLGQGARAFAFHAFRADGEVSSVSVTLARPVRTPKHILRLFSEKLDQIDPGFGIDLLMLEARRTGPMDISAPALSGDLAASDTDPVLLSALADRITAKLGEGTVKVTEAHESHLPEQAERKAGFDGELPAPAIAPADHGPRPIRLIDPPEEIKVLAEVPDGPPLRFIWRRVPHAVTRADGPERLAPEWWTWTAPPPPSVSPEGIDRKWLKPKLDPRADAALIAKIRAELEAADPGEPVSNLPRARDYYRIEDDEGRRFWLFRQGLYEDGRGGAPLWFMHGLFA
- a CDS encoding error-prone DNA polymerase, with the protein product MTVYAELAVTTNFSFLRGASHPEELVAQAKGLGLHAIGVADRNTLAGVVRAHLAAKDYEMRLLVGARLITTDGFDLIAYPQDRDAYGRLSRLLSEGKLRAEKGDCHITLEDVIAHAEGQVFIAMPPPRPDETYRLRLEWLRAQWGDRLYLGARYGFQGQNRERIARLADLGFKAGGVPIVAVNDVLYHAAERRPLQDVVTCIREHCTVDEAGFRLEANAERHLKPAEEMARLFRGFEPALRRTVEIAERCKFSLDELAYEYPDEPVPPGKTPQEHIETLAWDGASWRYPDGVPEGVKKAIRKELTLIGELNYAPYFLTVHDIVAWARKQGILCQGRGSAANSAVCYCLGITSVDPSVTRLLFERFLTKERREPPDIDVDFEHERREEVIQYVYRRYGRHKAALTATVISYRPRSAVREVCKALGLSQDIASALAGTVWGSFGSDVKEKQIRQAGLDPTNPVIRRAVQLTRQLIGFPRHLSQHVGGFVLTRGPLVETVPIGNAAMDERTFIEWDKDDISALNIMKVDVLALGMLTCIRKAFDLLRLHKGLDYSLATVPQEDEATYDMLCKGDSLGVFQVESRAQMNMLPRLRPRVFYDLVIEVAIVRPGPIQGDMVHPYLRRRNGQETVTYPSPSPKYGPADELETILKRTNGVPLFQEQAMQIAMDAAKFSADEANGLRRAMATFRKVGTIQNYEELMVERMVARGYERTFAQRCFDQVKGFGEYGFPESHAASFALLVYVSSWLKCHHPDVFCAALLNSQPMGFYAPAQIVRCAQEHGVEVLEADVNLSDWDNILEPRELSARGYSSPEGDGPCACAVACEVDDLYGPTGPGAAGPSRKRGTACEHTHQKYAVRLGFRQIDGLREDEMEAMMEVRGGGFERPEDIRRRSGMTRRAMELLAAADAFRSMGLDRREALWASRGEAAGKTLPLFAAADTAEQGGEAATPLPRMPSSEHVLQDYQTTRLSLKAHPMSFLREHYASMRTLSTREASDLPNGARVQTAGIVLVRQRPGSASGVCFITIEDETGIANLVVWPNVFERFRAVVMGARIILVKGRIQRAEGVTHLVAEQLIDRTDDLSLLSENTLRDPMKGVLSNADEVVKPIPERRGPGRRPAHTHPRNVRIIPNSRDFH